A section of the Thauera sp. K11 genome encodes:
- a CDS encoding type II toxin-antitoxin system HipA family toxin — protein MGRPAHTRALNAWTNGRLVGQWRLPGRGPTEFQYEPAWIASPEGRPLSLSLPFTLDNLPLRGDVVRNYFDNLLPDSDRIRARLQSRFRTESTGAFDLLQAIGRDCVGAVQLLPDNVEPDSVFRIDVEPLDDAGVERILRGTVSLSGVLGLAAVEEGEFRISIAGAQEKTALTWHAGQWCRPCGATPTTHIFKLPLGLVGNRQADMRTSVENEWLCAQLLAGFGLPVAPCKIERFGDQKVLVVERFDRRLASAGDYWLRLPQEDFCQATGTPPGAKYEADGGPGLMDIARILQNSETREADLRTLLKAQLLFWMLAATDGHAKNFSLFLLPGGRYRLTPLYDVLSAWPVTGTGPNQLDYEKLRLAMAVRGKNTHYRLRDIQRRHFNDMARKCGLGADMEPLIDELVSRTPRVLEAVSRALPPDFPPDVFDAVAAGLRSSAKRL, from the coding sequence ATGGGGCGCCCTGCCCACACCCGCGCTCTCAATGCGTGGACCAACGGCAGGCTGGTTGGCCAGTGGCGTTTGCCGGGGCGGGGACCGACCGAGTTCCAGTACGAGCCGGCCTGGATCGCCTCGCCCGAAGGGCGCCCCCTGTCTCTGTCGTTGCCCTTCACGCTGGACAATCTGCCCCTGCGCGGCGACGTTGTCCGCAACTACTTCGACAACCTTCTGCCCGACAGCGACCGCATCCGTGCGCGCCTGCAGTCGCGCTTTCGCACGGAAAGCACCGGAGCCTTCGATCTGCTGCAGGCCATCGGGCGCGACTGCGTGGGTGCCGTGCAACTGCTGCCCGATAACGTCGAACCCGACAGCGTGTTTCGCATCGACGTAGAGCCGCTCGACGACGCGGGCGTGGAACGGATCCTCAGGGGCACCGTGTCCCTGAGCGGCGTTCTCGGTCTGGCCGCGGTGGAGGAAGGCGAGTTCCGCATCTCGATTGCGGGTGCCCAGGAGAAGACCGCACTAACCTGGCATGCGGGTCAATGGTGCCGCCCCTGCGGCGCCACGCCCACCACTCACATCTTCAAGTTGCCGCTGGGTCTGGTCGGCAACCGTCAGGCGGACATGCGCACTTCGGTCGAAAACGAGTGGCTCTGCGCCCAACTCCTGGCCGGCTTTGGTCTGCCGGTTGCGCCTTGCAAGATCGAGCGCTTCGGTGACCAGAAAGTCCTGGTCGTGGAACGCTTCGACCGCCGGCTGGCGAGCGCCGGCGACTATTGGCTGCGCTTGCCCCAGGAGGACTTCTGCCAAGCCACCGGCACCCCCCCCGGGGCAAAGTACGAAGCCGATGGCGGCCCCGGCCTGATGGACATCGCGCGCATCCTGCAGAATTCGGAAACGCGCGAGGCCGATCTCCGGACGCTTCTGAAGGCGCAATTGCTCTTCTGGATGCTCGCGGCGACCGACGGCCATGCCAAGAACTTTTCGCTCTTCCTGCTCCCCGGCGGGCGCTACCGCCTGACACCGCTCTACGACGTGTTGTCGGCCTGGCCGGTCACCGGCACGGGCCCAAATCAACTCGATTACGAGAAGCTTCGCCTGGCCATGGCCGTGCGCGGCAAGAACACCCACTACAGGCTGCGCGACATCCAGCGCCGGCACTTCAACGATATGGCCCGCAAGTGTGGCCTCGGTGCCGACATGGAGCCCCTCATCGACGAACTGGTGTCCCGCACCCCCCGCGTGCTCGAGGCGGTGAGCCGGGCACT